TCAATACTTATAGAGACTATTTTAATTCCTGAACTCTTTATCTTTTCGCAGGACTCATCGGTAACCAGCGTGCCGTTTGTGGCAAGGCACATTCTCAGCCCTTTTTCTGTGCCGTATTTGGCGATCTCAAAGACATCTTCCCTTACCAGCGGTTCGCCGCCTGAAAGAACAACAACGGGCTTTGCATAGCTTACAATGTCATCTATTATCCTGAAAGCCTCTGAGAGAGGAAAATCAGGATGCCCTTTTATCTCCATCTCTGACGATGAGCGGCAGTGCACACAACGCAGGTTGCATCTACGAGTTATTTCCCATGCTATCCACTTAGGCGCAAATTCCATAGATGATTATTATACCTTTTCTGTATTCTGAAATGTAATTGCTACCAGATTCTCAACCAGATTTTGATTAAAATGGCGAAGGATTATGTTTTTAGGTTTTTGTAGAAACAGGCACTGGCACTGTTATTCTTAAAACTTGACCCTATGTTTTTCTTCCCTAACGGAATAACGCGCCTAAATTTTCTTTTTGCGTTTGCTTTTTATTTCCGACATAATATCTTGAACGCTCAGCCCTTTCAACCATCTCTCTCTCTCTTTAGTATAATCACCGGCTCCCGTTTCAAATTGCTGAAGGAAGCGAACCAAGCCTAAAGGACCTAAAGCCTTAGCTACCGCCTCCAGACCTACTTTTCTTAAAACCACGGGACTTATTGTTTGTGTGCTCATCTAATTACCTCCGCCACCCATTCAAGTGGGTTTCTTATTTCTATTTTTAAATTACTTCTGCGCTGAGCCGCCTTGCTTAATAAGCCGTCATCCGTTGTAAGCAAAACATCTGCATCGCCTTTCTCAGCGCAAGCGATGTGCAGAGCATCAAATGTCTTAAATCCTAATTTTTCAAGTTTTAAAGCTCTAAATTCAAGACCTCTATCAACGGCAATGTATGACTGATGCATTGATGCAAGAATGCTGACTTTAAGCTTTTTCTCGCTATCAGGCATTTTGGATATTTCTATGTCTATAGCTTCGCTGCCAATCACATTCCAATTCAAAGTCTGACTATAATTTAATATAGACAGGACTGCCTCTGATTCAAGATGTATCCTGGCCTGTGTTTGATCATCAAATGGGCGATTTAAACAACACACATCAAGATAAATCCTTAGTTTTTTCATACGATAAATTATACCAGATACTATTGAAAAAGAAACAATTCATATCTTACGAAGATGAGCGCTGACTCTGCTTTCCGCATAAAATCTGTAAAGCGTCCCTCAGATATCTCATTCCCTAAGAAATTAGGCGCTGACCCTGCTTATTCCACTAAAATGTATTTTTTAGGTTTGACCCCAGCTCCTATTCTCTCTTTGTGCCGTTTCAGGCAGAATTTTTTTAAATGAATTATGAAGGTTTGACCCTCATCTTCCCCCTCCTCCTTATTTTTCCCCTTCAAATTTCCCGTTATCCCAGATGTTTTTCTCTA
This genomic stretch from Nitrospirota bacterium harbors:
- a CDS encoding PIN domain-containing protein yields the protein MKKLRIYLDVCCLNRPFDDQTQARIHLESEAVLSILNYSQTLNWNVIGSEAIDIEISKMPDSEKKLKVSILASMHQSYIAVDRGLEFRALKLEKLGFKTFDALHIACAEKGDADVLLTTDDGLLSKAAQRRSNLKIEIRNPLEWVAEVIR